In Juglans microcarpa x Juglans regia isolate MS1-56 chromosome 8D, Jm3101_v1.0, whole genome shotgun sequence, the following are encoded in one genomic region:
- the LOC121242223 gene encoding uncharacterized protein LOC121242223: protein MVQQAQFSGLPLDDLNIHLVMFLEICDTIKINGVTEDTIRLRLFLFSLRNKARGWLQSLQLGSITSWQDMTEKFLAKFFPHAKIAQLRSEIGQFKQNDLESLYESWERYKDLIRRCPQHGLPDWLQVQMFYNGLNGQTRTIVDAASGGTLMSKTVEGATYLLEEMALNNYQWPTERTMTKKVVRIHELEPLVALSAQVANLSHQISVLTTQRIPQSTEYVAATSMIVPDNEASQEQVQYINNRSYNYRGNPMPNYYHAGLRNHENLSYRNTKNVLQSPLGFDSQQSEKKMSLEDTMIPFVEETNARFKKTDSRVDNNETHCSNMGATIKNIEVQIGQLATTVNAQQRGTFPSNAKVNPREQCKAITLRSGRELERSPSKETNSTPTAANNSQSKNKVEEKEIVEDALRETNMLPAISFPDNPPILSTPLPYPHYVEEDEEVSLILGRPFLATGKALIDIQNCDESEQE, encoded by the exons ATGGTGCAACAAGCCCAATTTAGCGGATTGCCACTTGATGATCTCAATATTCATTTGGTGATGTTCTTGGAGATTTGTGACACTATAAAGATCAATGGTGTTACTGAAGACACCATTAGACTGAGattgtttctcttttctttgaGGAACAAGGCAAGAGGTTGGCTACAATCTCTACAACTGGGAAGCATCACTAGTTGGCAGGACATGACTGAAAAGTTTCTTGCTAAATTCTTTCCACATGCAAAAATAGCCCAACTCAGGAGTGAGATTGGtcaattcaagcaaaatgaTTTGGAGTCACTCTATGAATCATGGGAAAGATATAAAGATTTGATTCGACGTTGCCCTCAACATGGATTGCCGGATTGGTTGCAAGTTCAAATGTTCTATAATGGGTTAAATGGGCAAACTCGAACAATAGTTGATGCCGCTTCTGGTGGAACTTTGATGTCAAAGACAGTTGAGGGTGCTACctatcttttggaagaaatggcctTAAACAACTATCAATGGCCAACTGAAAGAACTATGACTAAGAAAGTTGTTAGGATTCATGAATTAGAGCCGTTAGTAGCCCTTTCAGCTCAAGTTGCTAATTTATCCCATCAGATTTCAGTTTTGACAACCCAAAGGATACCACAAAGTACAGAATATGTTGCAGCTACAAGTATGATAGTTCCGGATAATGAAGCGAGTCAAGAGCAAGTTCAATACATCAACAATCGGAGCTACAACTATCGTGGTAATCCTATGCCAAATTATTACCATGCAGGGCTTCGAAATCATGAGAATTTGTCTTATAGAAATACAAAGAATGTGCTGCAATCTCCTCTAGGATTTGATAGTCAACAAAGCGAGAAGAAGATGTCACTTGAGGATACCATGATTCCCTTTGTTGAGGAGACAAACGCAAGGTTTAAAAAGACTGATTCACGGGTAGACAACAATGAGACTCATTGTAGCAACATGGGAGCTACTATAAAGAATATTGAAGTGCAAATTGGGCAACTAGCCACAACCGTCAATGCCCAACAAAGAGGAACTTTTCCTAGCAACGCAAAAGTGAATCCAAGGGAACAATGCAAGGCCATCACACTTAGGAGTGGAAGAGAACTTGAAAGGTCACCATCAAAGGAAACCAATTCCACCCCTACAGCTGCAAACAATAGTCAAAGTaagaataaagtagaagaaaaggAGATTGTGGAAGATGCACTAAGAGAGACTAATATGCTTCCAGCAATTTCATTTCCTGACAATCCTCCTATTCTCTCTACTCCACTTCCTTATCCTCatt atgtggaggaagatgaagaagtctCACTAATTCTTGGTCGACCATTCTTGGCTACGGGAAAGGCTTTAATTGATATTCAAAATTGTGATGAGAGTGAACAAGAATGA